A region of the Myxococcus stipitatus DSM 14675 genome:
TCCGTGCTCGTCTACGGCCCGGAGCTGCGCGCGCTCGTCGACACCGTGCGCTCCCACGCGCCCTCCGTGCGCCACTGGCTCTGCGTGGAGTCCGCCGGCCCCGGTGAGCACGCCTTCTCCGAGCGCGAGCACGCGCCCTCCACCCCGCTCCCCGCCTTGGAGCTCGAGGCCGATGCGCCCTGGGTGCTCTGCTACACGGGCGGCAGCACCGGCCTCCCCAAGGCCGCTGTCCTCACCCACGGCTCCCTCACCGCCAACGCCGCCAACACCGTCGTGAGCTGGGGCCTCACCCCCGACGACGTCGCCGTCCTCAACGCCCCCCTCTTCCACACCGGGGGCCTCAACGTCTTCACCCTGCCGCTCGTCTACGCCGGCGGCGCCTCCGTCGTCTGCAAGGGCTTCGACGTCGAGCAACTCTTCGACCTCGTCCACCCCGGACACGTGAGCCTCGTCTTCGGCGTGCCCACCATGTTCATCGAGATGCAGCGCCACCCGCGCTTCGACTCCGTGGACTTCTCCCGCCTCAAGCTCCTCGTCAGCGGCGGCGCCCCCTGCCCCCTGCCCGTGTTCGAGCGCTTCTTCGCGCGCGGCGTCGCCTTCAAGACCGGCTACGGCCTCACCGAGGCGGGCCCCAACAACTTCTGGCTCCCGCCCTCCCACGTGCGGAGCAAGCCCGGCTTCGTCGGCGTGCCGCTCTTCCACGTCGAGGCCCGCATCGAGGACGAACAGCACCCCGGCGACGTGGGCGAACTCCAACTGCGAGGCCCTCACGTCTGCGCCGGCTACTGGCGCCGCCCCGAGGAGTCCGCTCGCGCCTTCACCCCCGACGGCTGGCTGCGCACCGGCGACCTGGCCCTGCGCGACGAGGACGGCTGCTTCCGCATCGTGGGCCGCGGCAAGGACCTCATCATCTCCGGCGGCGAGAACATCTACCCCTCCGAGGTGGAGAGCGTCCTCGCGGGCCACCCCGACGTCTCCGAGGTCGCCGTCATCGGCGTGCCCGACCCGAAGTGGGGCGAGACACCTCGCGCCATCGTCGTCCCTCGCACCGGCACGGCGCCCTCCGCCGAGTCCCTGCTCGCCTTCTGTGAAGGCAGGCTCGCCCGCTACAAGACGCCCCGCTCGGTGCGCTTCGTCGACGCCCTGCCGCGCACCTCGGCGGGCAAGGTGGACCGCCGCGCGTTGACCGCCACGCAGGGTGCGCCCTGAGGCACTCTCTTCTTCCAGGTCCGTCATAATTCGTCATCAACGAGGGGCGCGCCCAGCGGCTCCTCGGAGGCGCCGGGGCTCCTCATGGCCCGGCGGGAGCGCGGGCCTGGGGCCACTCGCTCCCGGGCGACGGCCCCTGGCTGCTACCTTCTGGGTGCGAAGGACCTTGGACGTCGGAGGCGCACGCGCATGGAGCAGCTCAACCGTACCGGCCTGGAGGAAGGCACCATCCAGGTCCTGCTCGTCGAGGACGACGAGCGACTGGCCCGCCTCACCACTCGATATCTCCATGAGCATGGGCTCGTCGTCACGGTGGCCGCCACGGGCAACGACGCGCTGCTGGAGTCCCAACGCCACGTCTTCGACATCATCCTCCTGGACCTGATGCTGCCCGGCCGCGACGGGCTGGCCGTCTGCCGCGAGCTGCGCGGCCGCACCGACGTCCCCATCATCATGGTCACCGCGCGCGCCGAGGAGGGGGACCGCGTGCTCGGCCTGGAGACCGGCGCGGACGACTACCTGCCGAAGCCCTACTCCTCCCGGGAGCTGCTCGCGCGCATCCGCGCCCAGGTCCGCCGCGCCCGAGGCCGCACGGGCCCGCCGTCGCAGCCGGTGCAGACGGGGCGCCTGGTGCTGGACCCGCGCAACCTCCGTGTCACGCTGGATGGAAAGCCCCTGCACCTCACGACGTACGAGTTCAGCCTGCTGCGCGTGCTCGCCGAGCGCGCCGGCCGGGTGCTCAGCCGCGAGCAGCTCCTGGACCTGGTGAAGGGCAGCTCCGACGAGGTGTTCGACCGCTCCGTCGACGTGCACATCTTCCGGCTCCGTCAGAAGCTGGAGGTCGACCCGCGCAACCCCCTGCTGCTGAAGACGGTGCGAGGCGCGGGCTACATGCTCGCGTTGGGAGGCGAGGGGTGAGCCGTCCCCGGACTCCCGGCCGGCTGCTGCTTCGCATCTACCTGGTGGGGCTCGCGCAGTTCGTGCTGGTCATCACCTCGTTCTACCTGGCCCGGCACCTCCTCCTCGACCGGCCGTTGCGCCACGGCTTCCAGCGCCAGGCGGCCTACAACATCCGGGAGTGGGGCGAGCTGCGGGATGAGCCCGTGGCGCTCCAGGCGTCGCTGGACCGGGCCGCGCGGCTGCTCGAAGCCCGGGTGACGCTGCGGGACGTGTCCGGGCGGCTCATCGCCACCAACTCCTCGTCTCCGGCGCCCATGCTGACGCCGTCGGAGCTGGACGTGCTGGCCTCGAGGGGCGAGCACCGCACGGGAGGCCGCGCCCCGCACGCCTTCACGCTGCCCATCCCGGAGACGGGCCCCATCGAGGCCTACGCCACCATCGTCTCCCGGACCCCCGAGCCCGCGCGGGGGAAGATTGCCCTCTTCGTGGGCGCGGTGGTGCTGGTGACGGCCATCACCTCGTTCGCGCTGGCGCGCATGCTGGCCCTGCCCCTCCAGCGCCTGGCGGACGTGGCGCGAGAGCTGGGCGAAGGCAAGCTGGACACACGCACGGGCCTGCGCCGGCGGGACGAGCTGGGCCGCGTGGCGGAGGCCTTCGACGAGATGGCCGGCCGCATCACCCACCTGCTGCGCTCGCAGACGGAGCTGCTCGCCAACGTGTCCCATGAGCTGCGCACGCCGCTCGCGCGCATCCGCGTGGCGCTGGACCTGGCGGAGGAGGGCGACGCGGCGATGGCGCGGGAGATGCTCGCGGACATCACCGAGGACCTGGCCGAGCTGGAGCGGCTGGTGGAGGACGTGCTCACCACCTCGAAGCTGGACCTGGCCTCGGAGGACACGGGCACGCCGCCGTTGCGGCCCGAGCGCGTGGAGGTCCAGGGGCTGGTGGAGAAGGCCGCCTCGCGCTTCCGCACCTCGAGGCCCGGGCGCGTGCTGGAGGTGAGCCTGGACGGGATGATGCCCACGCTGGACGCGGACCCGGTGCTGCTGCGGCGCGCGCTGGACAACCTGCTCGACAACGCGGGCAAGTACTCCGAACCCGTCTCCCCCGTGCGGCTGCGCGCTCGCGTGGGCGCGACGGGCAAGCTCTCCCTGGAGGTGGAGGATGACGGCATCGGCATCGAGCCGGAGGACCTGTCGCGCGTGGGCACGCCCTTCTTCCGCACGGACCGCAGCCGCGCGCGCCGCACCGGAGGCGTGGGCATGGGTTTGGCCCTGGCCCGCCGCATCGTCGACGCACACGGCGGCACGCTGACGCTGGAGAGCACGCCGGGCCAGGGCACCACCGCGCGCATCGACCTGCCCGTGCCGACGCCTCCCTCACGCGCCTTGGATTGACACGGGCTCCGGCGACTCCACCCGCCGCATGTCGACACGCGGGAACGGGGATACAACCCTGGGGGGCGGCCCTGGCGGTAGGACTCTCCGGCACCGTAGGAAAATTGCCGCCCGACGTCTCAGGTCGTCCCCCTCCAGGCCCTCTTCCTCTGGATTCAGGGGGCCGGAGAGCGCCTGGAAGACGGGTCTTCCGTCGAGGAAAAGGGTGGGGTGAAGAGGCCCTCCGAACCCCGAAAGTCTCCCTCTACGACGGTAACCCGCTGGGTGAACAACTTGAGGCTGACCCGACAAGTTCTGTCTGTCTGCCTCTATACGTCCTATGCCGTCGGCCAAACGTTTCGGGTCGGTAAGGCATGGACAAGAAACTGGCAACCACCATCGGAGCGGCGGCGAGAGCCGCGCGGACGCGGCTGGAGCTCACTCAAGCTGACGTGGCCGAACGCATCGACGTGGCCACGGAGGTGTATGGGCGACTGGAGCGAGGAGGCATGCTGCCCAGTGTGCAGACATTGCTGAAGTTGTGTCATGAGCTGCATGTCTCCGCGGATGAGCTGCTGGGGCTCGCCGCGCATGGCGCCGCGCCCACGCGCTCCAGCGAGCCGTCGTCATCTCCTCCCGAGCGACCTGAAGTCCGTCGCTTGCTTCGCACCGTGCGTCAGCTCGAAGCCCCCCACGTGAAGCTGCTGGGGCTCGTGGCCAACGCCCTGGGCCGGCGCTGAGCGCGCTGCCCGGCTGAAGGGCGCCGGCCCGCGCCCGACCTCTGATTCACCCTTCACCTCCCACCTCACCCCCCGCGTCGGGCTCCACGCCCCCCGCGGCGCAGGACCCCTCGTCTCCGCGGTCGAGGCGTGAAGCGCCGCTGGTCAGCCGCGGCGGGAGGCTCAGGAGCGCGTCTCCTCCCAGGAGACACCCGCGGTGGCGAGCAGCAGGCGCGCCTGCGGGTGGCGGGACGCGAGCACCGCCTTCAGCATGCCCAGCACGGTGGTGAAGGCGAGCAGGCCGAAGCCTCTGCGCGGCCAGAAGCCCACGTACCAGCGCACGTGGTCCGCCATCACCTCCGGCCGGCCCTCGTCGAGCGCATCCGCGAGATAGGACAGCTGCAGGCGCAGCTCCTCCTCCAGCCGGGGCAGGTCCTCCGGCGTGAGGTAGAAGCGCAGGCGCGCGGTGGCGGCGTGGGACAGCTCGGGCGCGTCGTCCTGGAGCCGGCGCGCGAGGCCGGAGGGGTAGTGCAGCGCCTCCCGTGCGACGCGGAGGTGCTCCTGGGGCTCGGTGCCGGGCCCGAACCCCTGGGCCTCCAGCGCGGCGCCCAGCCGGAGGAAGTGCGTGTCGAGGTGGAGCGTGGACAGGCCCCGGGATATCCGCAGGGCGCGCAGCGAGTGGACGTAGCTCTCCATGATGGAGGGCTGGTGCGCGTCGAGCGACTGGACGAGGTGGCGCACGTGGGCGCGCACGTCCTCGGCGCCCTGGAGCCGGGCACGCTCGGCGCCTTCACGCGCTTCCCAGAACGGGTCCTGGTGCAGGGCCTCCAGGGTGGCCTGGACGAGCACGTCGGCGCGCGCTTCCACCTGTCGGCTGAGAGGCGGCTCCATGTCGATGACTCAACCCCTGGGCGCGCGCATGGCGGACCGTGCGCGGGGCGGGCCGTCGTCGCGTGCGAGCGGATGGGGGATGCGGTCTTCAGTCACGGATGTCACGCGCACGCGGAAGGAAAAGGACCGGAAGGTAGTGATGGGGGCTGGCTTTGCGACAGTCAGGGGCCCTGACGACGGGAGGTTTTCATCGACAACCTGACACTGACTCTAGGCGAAGGCGACTGCCCGGCGGGCGGACGGGCCTGTCGTTTTTGCCGGAGCGTGCGGGTGGAGTGGGGTTGGGTCGGAGGGCGGAATCGAGGTAGGGACAGAGGCGGAACAGGCCGGTGACAGTTTTCCGGGGCACCGGTGTTCCTTTCCGCGAAACAGGGAGGCGCGACGCCGGTGTCTATCGATGTGGAGGCCTACTACCGCCGATACGGCCCCCAGGTGCTCCGGCGCTGCCGCTTCCTCCTTCGTGACGAGGAGAAGGCCGTGGACGCCATGCACGACGTGTTCGTGCAGCTCTTGCGCTACCAGGGGGCGCTGAAGGATGCCGCTCCCTCCAGCCTGCTGCATCGCATCGCGACCACGGTGTGTCTCAACCGGCTGCGCGGCGCCAAGCGCCGGCCCGAGGACCGGGAGGATGAGCTGGTGCTGCAGATTGCCTCCACGGACGACACGGAGTCCCGCGCCAGCGCGCGGGGGATGCTGGACCGGCTCTTCGGCCGGGTGCCCGCGTCCAGCCGGGACATCGCCGTGCTGCACCTGGTGGATGGGATGACCTTGGAGGAGACGGCGCGCGAGGTGGGCCTGTCCGTCTCCGGTGTGCGCAAGCGCCTGAGGGCGCTGACGTCGGTGCTGCAAGAGCTGGAACTGGAGGCCGCATGACTTCCCCACAACGCACTCCGGACTGGCTGTTGGAGCGAATCGCCCTGGGGGAGCTTCCCCCGGAGGAGCTGGCCGCCGCGCGCGCCCGCCTGGAGCAGGAGTCGGACGGCCCCGCCCGGCTCGCCGCCCTGAAGGCGGACTCGGCCGCCACCCTGGAGCGGCTGCCGCCCTCGCAGGTGACGCACGAGGTGGAGGCGCGCCTGCGCCGTGCCTCCGTGAAGAAGGAGGCGCCGGCCCGCTCGCCGTGGTTCACGTCGGCCCTGGGGCTGGTGCCGGTGCTCGCCGCGCTGGCGCTCTTCGTGGTGGTCCAGCCGGACTCGGCCACGCTGGAGGACCCGGGGACGGGGCCCGTGGCGGGCCTGGGCACCGAGCCCACCCGCTCCAAGGGCCTGACGCCCAAGCTGGAGGTCCACCGTCAGCAGGGCCGCGGCGATGAGGTGCTCGCGGATGGCGCCACCGCCGCCGCCGGTGACGTGGTGCAGCTGGCCTACGTGGCGGCCGGCCGCACGCATGGCGTCATCCTCTCCGTGGACGGGCGTGGCTCCGTCACGCTGCACACGCCGGAGCAGGGCGTGGAGGCCGCGGCGCTGGCCCCGTCGGGGACACACCGGCTGGCGGGGGCGTACGAGCTGGATGACGCGCCGGGCTTCGAGCGCTTCTTTTTCATCACCGCCGAGCAGCCCTTCGAGGTGGAGCCCATCGTGGAGGCGGCCCGGAAGCTGGCGGCCTCCCCTGACGCTCACACCGGGGCGCTCTCGTTGCCCGAGGGCTTGACGCAGGTGTCCTTCACGCTTCAAAAGTAGAAGTGATGAAACCCTTCGCCCTTCTCGCTCTGTGGCTGTGGGCGGGGGCGGCCGCCGCCGAGGTCGAGGCGACGAGCCCCCTCGCGCTGGACGAAGGTGAGGCCTCGTCGAGCAAGCGGGGCCTGCGTCGCGGCAACGTCCACATGGAGCTGTGGGCCAGCGACATCCAGCTCGCGAACCTGGCGGTGAAGGTGGGAGGCGGCCCCTTCTACCTGACGCTGTTCGCGGGCCTGGAGCCGGGCGGCCGCAAGGACGCTCGCTTCAACTTCGGCGTGGGGGTGGGCGGCCACGTGGTGCTGTCGCACCGCCTCTGGCTGGACCTGGACATCACCGGGGGCGCGGTGCAGCCGGTGCAGAAGCCCCTGGAGGGTGACGGGGGCAACGTGCTGGGGCAGCTGCGCCTGATGCTGGGCGTGCAGGTGGTGTCGCGCTTCGCCCTGTTCATCGGGCCCACCTACAACCTCTGGTACGTGTGGGGCCAGCCGGACTTCGACTCCGTGACGCGCATGTCCGTGAGCGAGAGCCACCCGAAGGCGGACCAGCGCATCCAGCACTGGCCCGGCCTCCAGCTGGGCATGCACTTCTGACGCGGGGCTACTCCACCTTGGTGGCGCGCAGCACGGTGGCGTCGCCCGCGGGGCCCGCCTTGGGCCGCGTCTCCAGGACGCCCTGGATCTTCAGGCCCCCCGCCACGGTGCGCTGCATCAGCGACTCCAGCTGCTGCTCGGAGCCCCCCGACACGGCGGACAGGTCCAGCTCGTGGATGGGAATCGCGTCCATGTCCGGCTTGTCCGCCAGGAAGGCGTTGTAGGACGGGCAGGGCGGGGCGATGCAGCGGATGCCGCTGTCCTTGACGATGTAGACGGTGCTCTCACCCATCTTGACCTCGTTGGTGTTGCCTTGGGGGGAAGGTGGGACAGGGGTGCCGCTCTGGTCACCGCTGGGCGCGGGCGGCGTGGACGGCTGCTTGGAGTCCCCGGCGGAGGGGGTTCCCGGCTCGTTCGACGGCGTCGGCGGCGTGGAAGAAGGCTTGCTGCACCCGGCGGCGAAGCCCAGCGCGAGGGCGGCGAGCAACAGCGGACGGACGTTCATGGGTGGCTCCATGCTCCAAGAAGGAGGCGAGACCCCCAGTGTCCACTGCCCGGGGGCCCAGGGCCAGCACACTCGGCTGACCGCAGGTCAGCTGGACTGGGGGTGCCTGAATGCCCGTACAGCGTGACTGGGAGTCTCAACCCGGGGGGCCGAGGGCGAAAGGGGCGTGCTGGCGTCGTTGACGCTCCCCATGTCACGGGCTACATCGGCGCCCTGATCGGCTCCTCGGGGCCGAGACTTTTAAGGACGCCCTCCGATGGAATTCCGCATCGCCGCCGACGAGCTGAAGAAGGCCCTCTATCGTGCCCAAGGCATCGTGGAGCGCAAGACGACGATGCCCATCCTCGCGAACGTGCTCGTCAATGCGACGAAGGGTGGCATCACCGTCACCGCGTTCGACCTGGACATCGGCATCGTCTCCGAGCACCCCGCCGAGGTCATCAAGCCCGGCGCCGTCACGCTCAGCGCCAAGTACGTCTTCGACATCGTCCAGAACCTGCCCGACGCGCAGGTGACGCTGAAGAAGCTGGCGAACAACTACGTGGACATCTCCAGCGGCTCCGCCCACTTCAAGATCGTGGGCATGGCCGCGGAGGAGTACCCGAAGCTGCCCAAGGAAGAGAACGCCCCGCTGGTGCAGGTGGGCGGCAGCACGCTCTTGGAGATGATCAAGAAGACCCAGTTCGCCATCTCCAGCGACGAGACGCGCTACATCCTGAACGGCGTCTTCTTCGAGCCGCAGGCCAGCGGCAAGGTCCGCATGGTGGCCACCGACGGCCACCGCCTCTCGCTCATCGAGCGCGAGCTGACGGGGGACTTCAAGCTCAAGAGCGGCGTCATCATCCCGCGCAAGGGCCTGATGGAGCTCAAGCGCCTCCTGGACGAGGCCCCGGATGCGGAGTGCCACCTGGGCTTCGCGGAGAACTCGGCGCTGTTCAAGAAGCCGGGCCTGACGATGGTGATGCGCCTCATCGACGGCCAGTTCCCCGAGTACCAGCGCGTGATTCCCAAGGAGGGCGAGAAGGTCGTCCTCGTCCCCAAGGTGCGCTTCCTGGAGGGCCTCAAGCGCATCGCCCTGCTGTCCGCGGACAAGAGCAACGCGGTGCGCATCGGCCTGGAGGAGAACAAGCTGGTCATCACCGCGAGCAACCCGGACCTGGGTGAAGCGCGCGACGTGGTGGAGCTGGCCTACCGGGGCAACGACATCACCGTGGGCTTCAACGCGCGCTACCTGACGGATGTCCTGATGGTGACGGAGACGGACGAGGTGAGCTTCGAGCTGGGGGATGAGCACAGCCCCGGTGTCCTGCACGCCCCGGGCGACCGGACGTTCACCGCCGTCGTCATGCCCATGCGCGTCTGAGCCGCCGCTCCCGGCGCCTCGCTCTACCCGGCCCATGCGACTCCCCTCGGAGCGCATGGGCTTCGTGTTTGTGGGGTGGTGACCAGGGGCGTGGGCCTTTCGGGCCGCGAGGCGCGGGAGGGGCTTCCGGTAGAGTGCGGGCGTGGCCTCGCCCCCGGACAGCCTGAGCGCTCGGTTGGAGGACCGCGCGGACCTGCTGGAGTCCGCGCGGCTCCGCTACGGGACGTTGCGGGGCATGCTGGATGCGTTCTTCTGGAGGGACCGGGTGCGCGCCCACTTCGAGCTGTTGCGCGAGGTGGCGCAGGCGCAGCCGGAGGTGGAGTCCACGCTGGCCTCGCTGAAGCGGCGCGCCGCCGCGGAGGGGTGGCCGCGTGATGCGTCGCCCGTGAAGCTGATGTCGGAGGTGGAGCGGCTGCGCGAGGCCGTGGAGCGGCTGGTGCTCAAGCGGCTGCCGGGCGCGGAGGCGTCGGTGCCGCTGGCGGAGGCGCTGCTGCGGCTGGAGGAGGTGGTGCTGGAGGCGGGGCCGCTCCTGGGGCGGCGCACCTGGGCGCGCGCCCTCGAGCTGCTGCCGCGCAACCTGCCGGAGCTGCGCGCGGCGTGCGCCGCCGCGGAGGTGTTCGAGCGCATCTTCAAGCGGCCGGTCTCCTCGGGGGCCTGGCCTTTCGACGCAGCGGAGGTGGGGGAGCTGCGCCGCGCCTTCCCGCTGGCCGAGGCCGCGCTCGCGGCGCTGTGGGGCCGGCTGGAGCACTTCGACACCAGCGGGCGGGTGAAGACCTTCCTGGAGCGCCGGGCCTCGCGTGCGCCGCTGCACGTGCCCCGCAGCGGACCGGAGCTGCTGCTGCACGCGGCCTTCTGGCACGGCGTCGCGCTTGCTCGGGCGCGCGTGCTGCTGGATGAGCGGCTGTCTCCGCTGGTGCCTCGCGACGGGGAGGTGCCGGAGCTGCTCGCGTGGCTCGCCGAGCGCGAGGGGGCGTGGACGCGCGGGGGCGGAGAGGCGGGGCCCGGGCTTGTCGCGAGCGAGTCCTTCAGCGAGGCGCGCGCGGGCCTGCTCGAGGTGGCCGCGGAGCTGGCGCGGCTGTCTCGTGAGCGGCCCTCCGGGACGTGGAACGAAGAGGCCGCGTGGGCGCGGCTGTGGACCGCGGCGCGGCGGGCCGGCGGAGAGGAGGGCGCGGACGTGGAGCGGCTTCGCGACGCCCTGCGCCTGTTCATCCTGCTGCGCGGACAGGCGCAGACGCCGGCGCGGTTGTTCTCACCGGAGCACACGCGGCACCGCGCCTCCGACGACGTGGGGCCCGAGGTGAAGGACCTGGCCTCCCTGGTGCGGGCCGCGCGCAACGCGGCCTCGCGTCAGGAGTAGGCGCGCGTCACTCCACCACGTCGACTTCGCCCAGCGGCAGGTCCAGGCCGTTGATGCGGGCCTCGATGCGGTGGGGGCCCGGGTAGTGGCGGCGCGTGGAGAGCTGCGCCAGCGAGACGCGCTTGCCCACCTCTGCCTCTTGTCCCGCATCGAGCGTCAGCTCGCGCACCTTGAAGACCTTGGGCTGAGGCGCCTCGCCGCGCGCCTTCATGAAGTGCACGGCCAGGTCCACCACGAGCGACTGGGACTGCTTGGAGCGGTTGACCACCACGAAGCGCAGGTCCATGGCGCCGCCCACCTTCGCGCGCTTGGGAATGCCCGTGGGGCGCACCTCGATGCCGGTGGGCTTGCTCGCGCCCAGCACCTCCAGCGCGGCGGGCTCTCCCCGCTTGATGGCGAAGCGCAGCGCGTGGCGCACCACCCACTCGCGCTCCGGCGTGGCGTCCTTCATCCACGCCTTCGCCACCTTCACCAACACCTCCGGATGGTCCTTGCCGA
Encoded here:
- a CDS encoding acyl-CoA synthetase; this translates as MPIVHDWLARRAALDPEHLALVDATREGRRISYREWNDSASRTAAWLHHVLGVQRGQRVAVLAHNRVETLDLLFACAKLGALLQPLNWRLSPPELVGILADAEPSVLVYGPELRALVDTVRSHAPSVRHWLCVESAGPGEHAFSEREHAPSTPLPALELEADAPWVLCYTGGSTGLPKAAVLTHGSLTANAANTVVSWGLTPDDVAVLNAPLFHTGGLNVFTLPLVYAGGASVVCKGFDVEQLFDLVHPGHVSLVFGVPTMFIEMQRHPRFDSVDFSRLKLLVSGGAPCPLPVFERFFARGVAFKTGYGLTEAGPNNFWLPPSHVRSKPGFVGVPLFHVEARIEDEQHPGDVGELQLRGPHVCAGYWRRPEESARAFTPDGWLRTGDLALRDEDGCFRIVGRGKDLIISGGENIYPSEVESVLAGHPDVSEVAVIGVPDPKWGETPRAIVVPRTGTAPSAESLLAFCEGRLARYKTPRSVRFVDALPRTSAGKVDRRALTATQGAP
- a CDS encoding response regulator transcription factor; the protein is MEQLNRTGLEEGTIQVLLVEDDERLARLTTRYLHEHGLVVTVAATGNDALLESQRHVFDIILLDLMLPGRDGLAVCRELRGRTDVPIIMVTARAEEGDRVLGLETGADDYLPKPYSSRELLARIRAQVRRARGRTGPPSQPVQTGRLVLDPRNLRVTLDGKPLHLTTYEFSLLRVLAERAGRVLSREQLLDLVKGSSDEVFDRSVDVHIFRLRQKLEVDPRNPLLLKTVRGAGYMLALGGEG
- a CDS encoding HAMP domain-containing sensor histidine kinase, with protein sequence MSRPRTPGRLLLRIYLVGLAQFVLVITSFYLARHLLLDRPLRHGFQRQAAYNIREWGELRDEPVALQASLDRAARLLEARVTLRDVSGRLIATNSSSPAPMLTPSELDVLASRGEHRTGGRAPHAFTLPIPETGPIEAYATIVSRTPEPARGKIALFVGAVVLVTAITSFALARMLALPLQRLADVARELGEGKLDTRTGLRRRDELGRVAEAFDEMAGRITHLLRSQTELLANVSHELRTPLARIRVALDLAEEGDAAMAREMLADITEDLAELERLVEDVLTTSKLDLASEDTGTPPLRPERVEVQGLVEKAASRFRTSRPGRVLEVSLDGMMPTLDADPVLLRRALDNLLDNAGKYSEPVSPVRLRARVGATGKLSLEVEDDGIGIEPEDLSRVGTPFFRTDRSRARRTGGVGMGLALARRIVDAHGGTLTLESTPGQGTTARIDLPVPTPPSRALD
- a CDS encoding helix-turn-helix transcriptional regulator, with the translated sequence MDKKLATTIGAAARAARTRLELTQADVAERIDVATEVYGRLERGGMLPSVQTLLKLCHELHVSADELLGLAAHGAAPTRSSEPSSSPPERPEVRRLLRTVRQLEAPHVKLLGLVANALGRR
- a CDS encoding RNA polymerase sigma factor produces the protein MSIDVEAYYRRYGPQVLRRCRFLLRDEEKAVDAMHDVFVQLLRYQGALKDAAPSSLLHRIATTVCLNRLRGAKRRPEDREDELVLQIASTDDTESRASARGMLDRLFGRVPASSRDIAVLHLVDGMTLEETAREVGLSVSGVRKRLRALTSVLQELELEAA
- a CDS encoding DUF6748 domain-containing protein → MNVRPLLLAALALGFAAGCSKPSSTPPTPSNEPGTPSAGDSKQPSTPPAPSGDQSGTPVPPSPQGNTNEVKMGESTVYIVKDSGIRCIAPPCPSYNAFLADKPDMDAIPIHELDLSAVSGGSEQQLESLMQRTVAGGLKIQGVLETRPKAGPAGDATVLRATKVE
- the dnaN gene encoding DNA polymerase III subunit beta is translated as MEFRIAADELKKALYRAQGIVERKTTMPILANVLVNATKGGITVTAFDLDIGIVSEHPAEVIKPGAVTLSAKYVFDIVQNLPDAQVTLKKLANNYVDISSGSAHFKIVGMAAEEYPKLPKEENAPLVQVGGSTLLEMIKKTQFAISSDETRYILNGVFFEPQASGKVRMVATDGHRLSLIERELTGDFKLKSGVIIPRKGLMELKRLLDEAPDAECHLGFAENSALFKKPGLTMVMRLIDGQFPEYQRVIPKEGEKVVLVPKVRFLEGLKRIALLSADKSNAVRIGLEENKLVITASNPDLGEARDVVELAYRGNDITVGFNARYLTDVLMVTETDEVSFELGDEHSPGVLHAPGDRTFTAVVMPMRV